GTAGACCGGCCCCACGCCGTCCCCGTTCCACCATCCCTCGGCCTGCTGGAGTCCAATCAGCTGGTCGCGGGCCTTGGGGAAGTAGGCGTCCCAGTACTCGTCGCCGGCCTGGTAGAAGGCCTGCGCCGCGTAGTAGTGGCCGTAGTAGTCGTGCCCGCCGTTCTTGCTGAACCGGTCGCCGCGGCCGTTCTCGCAGTACTGGCTGAAGACGTAGGCGAGGCAGGCCTCGGCCATGTCGGACTCATAGTCGCCCGCCGCGTAGAGGCAGGGCAGCGCCGCCGCGGAGATCGGCAGGCGGACCCCGCGTGAGCCGTAGCTGTAGCAGATGCCGCCCTCGGGGGTCTGGCACATCTCGAGGTAGCCCACCGCGTCGCGCACGACTTCCTCGGGCAGCACAAAGCCCGCGTTGTGGCAGGCCCGCAGCGCCTGGAGCTGGGTCACGGTGACCGAGCCCTCGTCGCCCGAGTTGGGCGTGTACATCCAGCCGCCCAGCGGCGACTGCGCACGGTCGGTCAGGACGATCGCCTTCTGGATGATGATGCGCATCTGCTCGCGCACGCGCTCATCACTCTCCATGTCGTAGGCGCACGCCAGGAACATCAGCGCGAACCCGTGCGGGTACATCGTTCGGCCGTTCTCGTTGCCCGCAGCGATGATGCCGCTGTCGGGGTTGGCCTGACGCATGACGTAGCGGACGGCTTTGCGGACATTGTCGGCGTAGGGCCCACGGCTGGTCGTGTTGCCCCCGGCGAGGAAGGCCATGCCGGCGAGTGAGGTCATCGTCACGGGGTAGGTGACGCCGTCCTGCGTCGTGCTCCAACTGCCGTCGTTGCCCTGCGTGCGGGCGAGGTAGTCGAGGCCCTTCTCGATCGAGCGTTGGGTCTGCTGTGTGAAGTGGCGCGGCATGATGTTGCCGTCTTCATCGAACACCACCTCGACATCGGCGCGGCCGTCGCCGTCGTCTTCGCCTGCGGTGTCGGGGGCGGCCTGGGCGGGTACCTCGGGCTCGGCATCCTGCGCGGGTGCCGGCTGCGGCATCGCCATGAGCGAGAACACGGCGAGGAACGCCATCCAGAGCGGGAGGTGGTTGCGATGCTTCATGCGGAGAGTCCCCAGTCTTGGGTGGGTCGTTGAGCCGTCGCCCGGCGGGCGGGGCGTCGTGCCGGCTGCCATTGTCTGTCTTGAACTTAGTCGATCGCAAAGGTCACGGTGAGTGTCGTCGTCACCGGGATCGGGTCGTGCGAGGCGGTGGACATCGCGTCGGAATCCTCGGCCATCAGGCCGAAGATCATCTGCATATAGCTGTTTTCGTTGCCGGCGTCGCTGGTCGGGATGCCCTCGACGATCGCGGTGACGCCGCCGAGCTCGACGCCCGCAAGCTGCGCGAGGCGCTCGGCCTGCTGGCGGGCCTTGGCCATGGCCTGCGCGGCCGCCTCGGCTCGGGCCGCTTCCGGGTCCGACACGCGGAACATCGCGACGTCGCTCGACGGGACGCCCTGGCCAAACTGCATCATCATCATGTCTTCCTGCGTCATCGCGCCGATCGAGATGCCGGCCTCTTCGATCGCCTCGCCGACCTCGACGATCAGGTCGATAAGGTCGGCCTCTTCCATCGCGCTGACGCCTTCGATCTGGACCGTCACGGTCTGGCTGATCGCCAGTTCGCCGGGCGGGGTCTGGATCTCGTCGCCGCCCAGCCCCGGCCCGATCATCATGCCGCCCATCGCGTCGGCCATGTCGCCGCCCTGGCTCACGCGGAGCCCGCTGGTCTTGACGCTGAGCCCGTCGATCTCCATCGCCTCCAGCGCCTGGATCGCCCGGCGTCGGGTGTCACGGAACGCGACCACCGCGTCGTCGGCGGACTCGGCCGACTCCATCAGCGTGCCTTCGAACACAAGCAGGTCGGGCGTTGCCTCGGCCTCGCCGGTGACGGTGACGGTGATGCCGCCCTGCTGCGCCGTCGCGACCGGGCCGCTGACGAGCGCGAGGCCCAGCGTGAGTGCGGCCGGTGCGGTGCGGAGCGGGCGGAAGATCAGCTTAGTTAGACGGTTCATCAATCTAGTTTCCAGGTGCGTTGTTATCGTCCTCAAACTGCGGGGCGGGCTGGGTCGGCAGGGAGTAGGCGGTGATATCGCGGCGGGTGACGCAGATGATCTTATCGCCCACGATGCTCAGCCGCCCGCCGCTGCCACGGAGGTATCGGCTTTCGAACTCGGAGAGCGGGTCGCCGTTCTCGACGGACAGGGCGAAGAGCTTGTCTCCGCGGAGGACATACATCGCCTCGTCGGAGAGCAGCCCCGAGCCGATCGTCGACCCTTCGCGTGATCGGTTGTTCCAGGCCATGCGCTCTTCGGGGTCGAGCGGGAAGGCCTGGACGGCCTGGTCCATCGTATAGAAGCGGTCGTGGTCGACGCCGATCAGCTCGGCGTTGGCCTGGGCTTCGCGTTCCCATAGCATGGTGGCATTGACGGGGTCGATGGCGTAGACACGGGCGCTGCGGGCTTCCTTGATGTAGAGCACGCCGCCACGCAGCGCGATCGCGCCCGGGCCCTGCGCGTTAGCGCTGGGGGGCGGCGAGCCGTAGTAGTTCTGCTGCCCGCCGCCTTCGGGGATCTGCAGGCGCATCGCCCAGGCGACTTCCCCTGTGCCGGTATCGACGCCGAGCACCGCGCCGTTGTTGGTGAGCACATAAAGGTTTCGGCCGTCCATGCGCATGGTCGGGTGGGGCATCCAGGCGTACTGCGCGTTGGGGCTGACGCGGAGGTCGGCTTCGCCCAGGGGGAGGGACCACTGCGGGTTGCCGGTGGATGCGTCGATGCGGTAGAGCACGAGGGTGCGGTTGTTGCCCCCGGGCAGCTGCCCGTCGTCGAACCCGCCCGGGCCCTGGTTGGGGTTGTTGGCGTTGACATTTGAGCCGACGCTGTGCGCGATGGCGTAGATTTGGCCGTTGACGACGATGGGTTGGCCGCAGAAGCTCTGCCCGCGCCATGCGGGGATGCGTGCCGAGTCCCACGTGACCTCGCCGGTCTGCTTGTCGTAGGCGGCGAGCGAGAAGCGGTCGTTTTGCCGGTTGCCGGCGATGCCTGCGGACTGCACCAGGACGTGGCTGTCGGTCAACGCGATCTTGTAGCCGCGCGGGTTGCCGGCGGGGGTGCTCATGCGCTGGGCCATGCCCGTCGCGGCCTCGGTGAATCGGCCGCTGCGCCAGAGCAGCTTGCCGGTCTCGAGCTCGATGGCAAACACGACGCCGTGCCAGTGCGCGTAGACCGCGCGGTCGTCCGCCAGGGTGGGGGGGGTGAGCTGGGCGCAGGTCGGTCGGGCCGTAGTACCGGCCGTTCTGGTTGTAGTTGTCGAGCAGGTCCTTGGTCGCCTCGTCCACAAACGTCATCTGCCAAACGGGGTCGGCCCCCTCCGCGGGCAGTGCCGAAGGCACCCGGCTTGCCACACGGTTCCCCGCCGGTGCCCCCTGCTGCGGCGGTTCACCTAAGATCGCCTGCAGCGCTGCGGGTGCGTCTTGCTCGCCGCCGCCATAGTCGACCCCGCGCCCGGCAAACCGCAGCGCGACCTGCTCGGCCAAAGCGTGCGCCTCGGCCGCCCGGCCCGCGCGGTGCATCGCGAGCACACGTTTGAACTGCAAGTCCACTTCGGGAAGCGACGAGCCCGGGTGGTGTTCGAGGATCGCTTCCCAGCACGCCTGGGCCGGGGCGAACTGCCCGCGCTCAAAGTAGAGGTCGCCCAGCAGGTCCGCGGCCTGGTCGCCGACGTTGGTCATAAAGAACAACTCGTAGAGCGCCTGGGCCTGGCGGAGCTGGTCGTCGGAGCCCGGCTCGCTGTGGTCCCTGCAACGCGCGAGCATCT
The sequence above is a segment of the Phycisphaeraceae bacterium D3-23 genome. Coding sequences within it:
- a CDS encoding PQQ-binding-like beta-propeller repeat protein, coding for MWTRRPRTCSTTTTRTAGTTARPTCAQLTPPTLADDRAVYAHWHGVVFAIELETGKLLWRSGRFTEAATGMAQRMSTPAGNPRGYKIALTDSHVLVQSAGIAGNRQNDRFSLAAYDKQTGEVTWDSARIPAWRGQSFCGQPIVVNGQIYAIAHSVGSNVNANNPNQGPGGFDDGQLPGGNNRTLVLYRIDASTGNPQWSLPLGEADLRVSPNAQYAWMPHPTMRMDGRNLYVLTNNGAVLGVDTGTGEVAWAMRLQIPEGGGQQNYYGSPPPSANAQGPGAIALRGGVLYIKEARSARVYAIDPVNATMLWEREAQANAELIGVDHDRFYTMDQAVQAFPLDPEERMAWNNRSREGSTIGSGLLSDEAMYVLRGDKLFALSVENGDPLSEFESRYLRGSGGRLSIVGDKIICVTRRDITAYSLPTQPAPQFEDDNNAPGN
- a CDS encoding SIMPL domain-containing protein (The SIMPL domain is named for its presence in mouse protein SIMPL (signalling molecule that associates with mouse pelle-like kinase). Bacterial member BP26, from Brucella, was shown to assemble into a channel-like structure, while YggE from E. coli has been associated with resistance to oxidative stress.), with product MNRLTKLIFRPLRTAPAALTLGLALVSGPVATAQQGGITVTVTGEAEATPDLLVFEGTLMESAESADDAVVAFRDTRRRAIQALEAMEIDGLSVKTSGLRVSQGGDMADAMGGMMIGPGLGGDEIQTPPGELAISQTVTVQIEGVSAMEEADLIDLIVEVGEAIEEAGISIGAMTQEDMMMMQFGQGVPSSDVAMFRVSDPEAARAEAAAQAMAKARQQAERLAQLAGVELGGVTAIVEGIPTSDAGNENSYMQMIFGLMAEDSDAMSTASHDPIPVTTTLTVTFAID
- a CDS encoding terpene cyclase/mutase family protein — encoded protein: MKHRNHLPLWMAFLAVFSLMAMPQPAPAQDAEPEVPAQAAPDTAGEDDGDGRADVEVVFDEDGNIMPRHFTQQTQRSIEKGLDYLARTQGNDGSWSTTQDGVTYPVTMTSLAGMAFLAGGNTTSRGPYADNVRKAVRYVMRQANPDSGIIAAGNENGRTMYPHGFALMFLACAYDMESDERVREQMRIIIQKAIVLTDRAQSPLGGWMYTPNSGDEGSVTVTQLQALRACHNAGFVLPEEVVRDAVGYLEMCQTPEGGICYSYGSRGVRLPISAAALPCLYAAGDYESDMAEACLAYVFSQYCENGRGDRFSKNGGHDYYGHYYAAQAFYQAGDEYWDAYFPKARDQLIGLQQAEGWWNGDGVGPVYGTALALTILQLPYKYLPIYQR